In Magnetococcales bacterium, the sequence TAGGTCGGCATCGAGGAAACGGCACTGGCCTCGCTCATGAGTTCACTCCTTATTCCCCTCGATTTCCGGGGACTTGGCACCACACTGTCTGCAACACCCGCCCAAGGATTTGTCCTCGGGAATGGTTCTCGGGGATCTTGATAAAGAACCTGCAAGTCTGGTACCAATCCGGGATTCATGGAATTGCGGGGGGAGGAGTGGTACAACAAGGGGGTATGGCGGGGTGGCATTCAACGATCACCGACCCTTGCGTCAGAAAACCAACGGACAGAGCCTTGTCTTCGCCGAGGATGGGGCATGTGCTTTATCAAATGGACAACCTTTCGATTCTTAAGGATGGCACCGTGAGCAGCTTCATGCACGACAAAGACGGGAAAATATGGATGGACGGTTCCCTGGTGGAATGGCGGGAGGCCAAGGTTCATGTCCTGACGCACACACTCCACTATGGCTGCGGCGTGTTCGAAGGGATCCGATGTTATTCAACCCCAAAAGGTCCGGCGGTGTTTCGTCTCCCCGAACACATCCATCGTCTGTATCAGTCGGCGCACATCATGAGAATGTCGATTCCCTGGTCCATGGAAGAAATGCAACAGGCCTGTCTGGACGTTTTGCGGGCCAATGGATTGCAATCGGGCTATCTGCGTCCGATCGTCTTCTATGGCGCGGAGAGCATGGGGCTCAATCCAGGCAAGTGCAAGGTGCATGCGAGCATCGCCGCCTGGGAGTGGGGCGCCTATCTCGGCGAGGAGGGAATGGAGAAGGGGATTCGCGTCAAAACCTCCTCCTATACCCGACACCATCCCAACGTCACCATGACCCGGGCCAAAACGGTCGGCAACTATCCCAACTCGATCCTGGCCAAGACCGAGGCCCTGGCTTGTGGTTTCGACGAGGCCCTGTTGCTGGATACCGATGGCTATGTCGCCGAGGGATCGGGAGAGAATATCTTTCTGTTGAAAAACAATATCCTGACAACACCACCCCTCGATTCGGCGCTTGCCGGGATTACCCGGGACACGGTCATGGCCCTGGCCGTGGAGATGGGATGTCCGGTGGTGCAGCAGCGTTTTCCCAGGGATGAGGTCTATATCGCCGACGAGGCCTTCTTCACAGGTACCGCCGCCGAGATCACCCCCATCAGGGAACTGGATGGCCGGGCGATCGGCAAGGGAACGGCGGGTCCGGTCACCAAGGCGATTCAGAAACGATTTTTCGACATCGTCGAGGGACGGGACGACCATCACGGAAACTGGCTGACTTTTTTGGGATGATTCCATGACCAGGCATACCTATATTTTCACCATGAAAAATGTGACCAAGGTGGTCCCCCCAAAGAGGATCATCCTGGAAAACATCACCCTTGCCTTTCTTCCGGGGGCAAAAATCGGCGTCTTGGGACTCAACGGGGCGGGCAAGTCGAGCCTGTTGCGGATCATGGCGGGCCTCGATACTGAGTTCAACGGCGAGGCGCGTCCCGCTCCGGACATCCGGGTTGGTTTTCTGCCCCAGGAGCCAAAGCTCGACCCGGCCAAGGATGTGCGTGGCAATGTCGAAGAGGGGGTCGGCAAGATCAAGGAACTGCTCGACCGGTTCAACGAAGTCAGCGCCCGTTTCGGCGAGGTGACCGATGACGCGGAGATGACCCGTCTCATCGAGGAACAGGCGGCCCTTCAGGAGGCAATCGATCACCAGGATGGGTGGGACCTCGACCGCAAATTGGAAATCGCCGCCGATGCCTTGCGTCTTCCTCCATGGGATGCCGCCATCGAGCATCTGTCGGGGGGTGAAAAACGTCGCGTCGCCTTGTGCCGGTTGTTGTTGTCGGCTCCCGACATGCTGCTGCTCGACGAACCGACCAACCATCTGGATGCCGAAAGCGTCGCCTGGCTCGAACGCTATCTTCAGGATTATCCGGGAACGGTCGTGGCAGTGACCCATGACCGGTATTTTCTCGACAATGTCGCCGGGTGGATCCTCGAACTGGATCGGGGGCGGGGCATCCCCTGGAAGGGAAATTATTCTTCATGGCTGGAACAGAAGGAGGCCCGTCTGGCCCAGGAAAAACGGGAGGACGAATCACGCCAGAAACGGCTGAAGGCGGAACTCGAATGGATCCAATCCTCGGCCCGCGCCCGTCAGGCCAAAAGCAAGGCCCGCTACAAATCCTACGAAACAATGCTCACCCAATCCCGCGAGGCGCGGCGCGAAACCAACAGTCTGTTCATCCCGGCGGGACCACGCCTGGGGGATGTCGTGTTGGAAGCCAAGGATCTGACCAAGGGGTTCGACGGCAATCTTCTGATCGAAAACCTCTCCTTTCTTCTGCCCCGAGGCGCCATCATGGGGGTCATCGGCGGCAACGGCTCGGGTAAGACGACCTTTCTGCGCATGTTGACCCAGGCGGAAAAACCTGATTCGGGCTCGATCGAGATTGGCGAAACGGTC encodes:
- a CDS encoding branched-chain amino acid transaminase yields the protein MHDKDGKIWMDGSLVEWREAKVHVLTHTLHYGCGVFEGIRCYSTPKGPAVFRLPEHIHRLYQSAHIMRMSIPWSMEEMQQACLDVLRANGLQSGYLRPIVFYGAESMGLNPGKCKVHASIAAWEWGAYLGEEGMEKGIRVKTSSYTRHHPNVTMTRAKTVGNYPNSILAKTEALACGFDEALLLDTDGYVAEGSGENIFLLKNNILTTPPLDSALAGITRDTVMALAVEMGCPVVQQRFPRDEVYIADEAFFTGTAAEITPIRELDGRAIGKGTAGPVTKAIQKRFFDIVEGRDDHHGNWLTFLG
- the ettA gene encoding energy-dependent translational throttle protein EttA; this translates as MTRHTYIFTMKNVTKVVPPKRIILENITLAFLPGAKIGVLGLNGAGKSSLLRIMAGLDTEFNGEARPAPDIRVGFLPQEPKLDPAKDVRGNVEEGVGKIKELLDRFNEVSARFGEVTDDAEMTRLIEEQAALQEAIDHQDGWDLDRKLEIAADALRLPPWDAAIEHLSGGEKRRVALCRLLLSAPDMLLLDEPTNHLDAESVAWLERYLQDYPGTVVAVTHDRYFLDNVAGWILELDRGRGIPWKGNYSSWLEQKEARLAQEKREDESRQKRLKAELEWIQSSARARQAKSKARYKSYETMLTQSREARRETNSLFIPAGPRLGDVVLEAKDLTKGFDGNLLIENLSFLLPRGAIMGVIGGNGSGKTTFLRMLTQAEKPDSGSIEIGETVKLSHVDQSRTTLDGEKTVWELISEGNENINLGGRELSSRAFVSWFNFKGQDQQKKVKFLSGGERNRVHLAGIVKNCGNVLLLDEPTNDLDVETLRALEDALNEFPGSAVVVSHDRWFLDRIATHILAFEGDSKVVFFEGNYQDYEAYKRKTLGTESVQPHRVHFKKLSR